GACCCTCACGGCTGCTTGTTTCGCTCTAGCCGCTGCGGACAAGATCGTGGAAGAACTTGGGGCTGCACAGTAAAGGATCTCTGAGAGCCTGACGCTCAAGTCACCGGTTGAGGGCCTAGCCCTTCATTATCAATTTTCATTCTTCAGTCTGAGAGCTGGTTCCGTAGTAATGTTATTTTAGTATGCTTCAAGCGTTGTGCGGCATTGGTGACATGATAAGGCGCCTTTTTCCGTGTACCCAGCAGCGGGGCctcccttcccctcccctgTGATCCTCTCGACCTCTTCCAAAGAAGCCTTCACCAAGTCCCGCCCCTTCCAGCGAGCGGGAGCTTTGACCCTGGCTCCATTGCAACCACTGAGGTTTAAATGAGTTCAATTTCGCTCATCAACTGAAAGTAGAGTCTGAAGTTTGTCATACAGCGTTGTCGTCTGTTGAAAGATATCTTGAATACGATCTTTGACAACTGACCTATCATACGACAAGGCGCTAGTCTCATCTTCTCGCTGAAGGTACGCAGTTACGAGATCGTGATCGCCTGGGTTAGATGCGTCGGATGAAAGTTTCTCAGATATAACCTGAATATGCACAGCCCAAATTGCAAGCCGTCGCACAATGTTGGCGCGGCTAGAGATGGCTGCGGCATTATCTCGCGAGTTTGAGACCGAGTGAAGTTGCGGTTGGTCGAAGAGATCGAAAGCCAGACCACAAAGGCCGAGGTGGATGTCTTCGACGAGTAATGGATCAGGGAGGAACCAGTCAGGatatctcatcatcatggacaatTTGACGTTGCGGCCTGAACTTTCGCGCTTTTCCCGATGAGTAAAAGTGCCGAAATCATGACAGTTCCGCAAAGAGAAGGTTGATGGTAGGGGTATACTAAGCTCTTTGTTGAGCAGCCGGGGACACTGTCGATAAAGGAGAGATATTTCTGTCTCTACCTTGAATAGATTACAAATGAGTCTTCATTGGTTAGCTCAGGACAGGTTATAAGCAGCTACAGAAATGTGAGAGTAACGAACCTTTTCCACTCGTCTATAAACATACCGATCCAAGGACTATAATCACCGGGGAATTCGCTCTGGAGGATACTCTGTGCCTGGGACTGGACGAAGAAACCAGTACTCCGCATCGTCTCGATTAATCGACCACATAAGTGGCTAGCTCGTGCTGCGGTTCTCTCTTGCTTTGTACCAGCGTCAGTTTTGTTTCAATAGGCATGGAGGGTAAACACTAACAGCTAAGGATAATCCGAAGATGATATTCATCAAAATCGACTGGTAGGTCTCAAGCTGTCTCACTGTATCCGGTATCCTTTTGCTTTCTACTACCGATTCCTACACGAATGTCAACATGCCGATGTCTTCCAAATGCTGTACTAGAGACCAGACACACGCACTGTTAGCTGCAGATAATGACCCATTAATTTCTCGTGAATTTCAATACTCAAGTGTGTCTGTTCTGCTGCGTGAGAAAAATAGGATCCAATCATGAGGACGGATGCTGCGTTGTCATaaggcttcttcttgagctcgtAGGTAGGCGCGGTAATGATATGCCATCGATGATGAAAACGATTAACATAAGATTCAAAGCAATTTTGCATCCACGTTTCCATGGTATCGGGGAAATCTGTGTCATGCAAGGGACTCGATCTGGGCGGTGATGTAGATAGTTCTTGAAGGATCATTTTTAGATAAGCCGTATCACTAGGGGTCTCAGGCTTAGCAGTCGTGCCAATGTGCGGATGTGGGGGCGATGGAGCATTCTGAGAGCTTGGCGAGTCTGTGTTCGCCATAGAAGATAGGCCACTGGCCTCTGCTATGACTGCAGGTGCCGCTTTCTGAGCAGGCTCGTCTGTAGAAGCATTGTGGGATGAGGGATGATCGAAACGTGTCGCGTCGTATCCTTTCGCAGCAGCGCCTTTTCGAGCCCTCGAGCGACGCAGAGAATAGTGGCAAGAGATGGACTTTTTCTTGCAAAATGTGCAATCAACGACTCCATTGCCATCGCACTTGGTCTTGTTTGCGCGACAAGCATCGCAAGCGCGTGGTCTAGCTGGAGGATGATCTTCATGAGTGGCCAAGTGACGCTGAAGAACGTCTCTACCAATGAGTTTAGACTTGTAGCAATATCATTCAATATGCGAGATGCTTACTTGCGCCAATAGAGCTGCCCACAGATGTGGCACTTCTGTGGCTCTCCGTCATGAGTGGATTGATGACGTCGGAGATGTTCTTTACGCATGTAACTCTTACCGCAGTCACAGACGAAGCGAGTGGTAGGAGCTTCGAACGACTGAGCCTTCGAAAAGTTCTGTGCATCGTCTCCGCTAGGCCCAACTGGAGAAGGAGTTAGTCGGCTACCAAAGCCCTGGACTATTATAGCCGTGGGCGTACAGCAGGCTATGATAGTGGGGAGATACATACTTCCATGATCACTCATTCTATCTTCTGACATGATGCAGAATGGTGAAATGGCCAGGGTGTGGGGATGCCACCGAAGTAGGTAGTTAACCTGGGCTGAATcggagatgatggagttAAGGAAAGTTCCGACAATAAGGTGGGGCTGGCGTGCCACTAGCCTATTATGGGATCGGGGGCTTATTAACCAAAGACTTCATCGGCATTTATGTGGGCTGAGTTTCATGCCTTGGTCGTAGGGTAGGTTCCCCTTCGCCCAAGACCTTGATGTCGATTGGCATATATAACCTCCTGGACTACCGCCTATGGGGTCTCCAATATCTTCTGTCCCTCAATAACTTTTTCCATTCTTCATTGAAACAACAACATGGCAAGCATGAAGGCTTTAGTTGTAACACCGAAAGATAAGCAGGTGGCCGTCCAGGACATACCCGTCCCGGAGCCCGGTCCATCAGAAATCTTGATCCAGGTTGGCGCTGTTGCCTTGAACCGAGTTGACTGGCTGTATACGGCCAACCCTGTCGCTGCCCAGGATCGCCGTGTAGTTGGGAGTGACTTTGCGGGTGTGATCACGAAAGTCGGCACAGATGTCGAGAAACTAGATGATCCCCGTACCCAAGTCGGCACTCGCGTTGCAGGGTTTGTTCAAGGCGGTATGCCTCACCACACGGTAACAACTGAGATTTATCTGTCTGCTGACGCATTATTTCCTATTCAGCCTGTTCTGTCAACGAGCGACCGGGTGCATTTGCGCAATACGTCTGTGTTGAATGGGATCTGGTTTGGCATGTTCCTGAAGGCATGTCTCTCGGGGAAGCCGCCAGTGTCAGCATGTGCGGTCTCACTGCAGCCCAAGGAGTATTCAGCAGGCTTCAACTTCCGTGCCCCTTTGCGGAGACAGAAGGCTTCGGTAGGCTCGGGCTGAAGCCTGGGGACGAAGTCAACGTTCTTATTTACGGAGCGACCGCGTCTCTGGGCCTTTTTGCGGCACAGCTGGTCCGATTGAGCGAGCAGTTCTCAGGCACAAAGATCCGTCTCATTGGGGTGGCTAGCGCATCCAAGCACGACTTGCTGCGAGAGAAACCCTACAAATTCGATGTTCTGATTGACTACCACGACGCTGATTGGCCCGAGCAAGTCCGAAAATTGACGGAAGCCTCTGGAGGTGTTCATTACGCCGTCGATGCCGTTTCTGTTTCGCCAACCGTGGAACAAGTCGATTCGATTCTGGCTCCTGACGGCCGTTTTGCAGTATATCGAAGTCCGGCTCTCGGGAAGTtcgacatcaacaagctGCAGCACAATCCCGTGATTGGTGCAGTGTGGGAGGGCCTAGGCGTGGAAATTGGCTATCAAGGTACGCAAGCGATTTTGATAAACGTGCACAAGTCCACCTTGATGGCTGATCGATTATCGCAGGTGCTAGCATTCCAGCAAACCCAGAAGCACGTAGATTTGCAGTCGAGTTTTTCGCATTTCTTGGTTCGGAAGCCTCGCAAGGAAAGGCGAAGTTGGCAGGCAACCCAATCCGCCAGATGCCTGGTGGTCTCGACAAGATTGCTGATGGTCTTGCGCTCGTATCTCCAAACAAGATACCTGGCGTTCGCCCGATCAGTGCAGAAAAGGCTGTCTACACTATTGTGTAAGGCGATAGTTAGAGTCTAAGAATGCTTCCAATTGTGCCTAAACAGTGATAATCCATCTCTTAATGAGACCAGGTTTACCTTCTAACTCCCCCCTAGCTCTTGTTGCACAAGTGACATTCGTCCGTAGCCGCTTTGATACCTGCGATATGTGGATTTATGGCTATTAATGTGCGAAATTGACGAAGAGGGGACCGACGATCGGGAACAGCCAAAAGTCTTCAAAAGCCTTGCTGGCGTTTCTGGGGAGGCAATGACAGGTCCGTTAAGTCCGAGTCTAAAAATGACAATTGCCGACCTGCAAGGGGGCTAAGGAACAGCCGAAAATGTGACCGAGCTTTTTCACTGGCAGCTTAGTTACAAATCAGTTTCAGAGGCATCGGAACAAATATGGGCGGGCATGCTAAAGCTGGGCTATATAACCGGCATAACCAGAAGACCACTATGGCGTTGACTTGAACCATTGATCAAAAACTTACTGCTATTATCACTGTCTATCACTTTTTCTGCAACATGGCACGTATCTTCATCACTGGGTCTGCTGATGGCTTCGGCCTTGAAGCTGCCCGTCAACTCGTTCAAGGCAAACACACCGTCTACCTCCATGCGCGCAATGCCAAGCGTGCAGCCAACGCCAAGGCGAACTGCCCTGGCGCCGCAGGCATCTTTATCGCCGACTTGTCACTTGTTTCGGAGACAAAGAAACTCGCCGACGAAGTCAACGCTGCCGGACCCTTTGATGCTATTATTCACAATGCCGGCATGCTCTACGGGCCGTTCCGAAAAACGCCTGATACAGGAATTCCGGCCATGGTGGCTGTGAATGTCCTTGCACCTTACATTTTGACTTGCCTCATAACCCCTCCGAAGCGGCTCGCTTTTATTTCGTCTCAGTTGCACCGCCAGGCCGATACTAGGATCGAAGATATCTTCTGGCTTgagcgaggagaagctcagtTCCAGGATTTTCCTGCTTACTGCGACTCAAAGCTACATGTGATGCTACTCGCTAATGCGGTAGCAAGACGGTTCAAAAACACGTCGGTTACTTCTGTTCACCCTGGCTGGGTGGCTACGAAGattggcggcgagggcgcaCCAGATACGCTAGAGGATGGCGTGCAGACATATATTATGTTGGCTGAAGGAGACTATGATCAAAGCTTGACTGGAAAGTACTTTGAGCCGAAGAAGCGACTGGGTGAACCACTTCTAGAGTCTGGTGACGTCGATCTGCAAGAGAAGGTGGTCAAGGCGTGCGAGAAGCTTGCAGGATTACAGCTCCCTGCGTGGTCAGGCTTGGAACATGCAGCTTAAGAATAAATGTGctctgatgaggaagaaTGGAGGTTCATGTGCCTTGCAATAGGTATAAGCAATATTGATAGTACTAAGAATACCGAGTTTCCACGACTTATGCAGAAATGGACTACCCAGGTGTAAGGTGGGCAATCTGTGCTTGGCTTCACAAAACATAGGAGGAAAACGGTAGGTTGGTGAAGAGCACTGCCTACTAGCTTCATATCTTGGGTCCTCAAAGTCACCATATTGTCAATCAGGCGATGCTCTGGTCTAGACAGTGGCAATACAGGCTCAGGTTCTCATTGCGAACGAGTTGCCGTGGAATAAGTCATCAGAGAACGTCATCCACGTATCTGTCAACGTCTATGGAGATTGGCTTTAATATTAGCCTTCTGTACGAATCAAAAGCCGTTTTCATGACATTGTGCTAGTATAGACAGTGTTTTACAGCgttgggttttgatgctgCTGTGTGTCTCTTCGTGTGTTACTTGATCCTGTGTATGACGGATACGTCAttgaaaaagaagaattGTGCTAACCAGAGTCGTGGTCATGATGTCCAACCCGGAAACTTTAATTAGTGGGTTCCCGGTGAAGCCAGTGGTCTTCGGCGTTAtggtgggcgaggaggaaaacACGAGTTTGTAAGCGCATCATCAAGGTAGCCGAGCCAATCTACTACTGTTGGACTTCTCGTAAGCGCATCGCAGATATATAAGAGTTCTTGTGAAGACCATTTCGCAACTGGGaaacaacgacgacaaccccttttttctctcttgaGTATCTAATCTTATCTATACTACTTTCACTACTcactcatcatcatggcatccCAATACGCAAAGGACCAGCCTGAAGGCTTTGTCAATGCCATCAAGCATGTGGCTATTGTTGGCGTACGTATTCCCATACCAGGCTTTCAACGCTTTGAAAAGATGCTAATTTCCCCAAGGCCGCAGGACAGATAGGCAAAGTGTTCACTGAGCATCTCCTCAAGTCGCCTGGAAACCAGACGGTCACCGCCCTTACTCGTAAAGGCAGTAACACCACCGTGCCGGATGGCGTGAAGCTTGCTCATGTCGACTATGATGACGAGGCTACGCTGATCGAAGCCTTGAAAGGCCAAGACTTCTTggtcatcaccatggcccTTACTGCACCTCCAGACACCCATAGCAAAATCGTCAGAGCAGCCGGAAAGGCAGGAGTTCCTTACATAGTGCCAAACGCCTATGGTGTAAACTTCTATGCCAACCCAAAGATGCAAGAGGACATCGAAGCGCTGAAGTACATCTACGCCAatgtcaaggagattgaggaggtTGGTTCCCAGTGGCTCGGCATCACACCCAACTTCTGGTACGAATACAGCCTCGGTGTTGGACCTTTCACGTACGGCTTCGATTTCCCGAACAAATCCGTCACCTTCTACGATGACGGAAAGACTCGCGTCAACACGACTACTTGGCCCCAGACTGGACGTACATTGGTCTCGTTGgtcaacctcaagaagctcccgGAGGATGAAAACGACAAGTCCACCACCCTGGCACAGTTCGTGAACAAACCCGTCTACATCAAGAGCTTCACTCTTAACCAGCGGGAGTTACTCGATAGCGTCAACGAGCTACTGGGTCAGACTGACAAGGACTGGAACATCACCTACCAGCCAGCCGCTGAGCGTTTCCAGCAGGGGTTGGAGGAGCTTTCCAATGGAGTTGGCACTGGCTTCCTGAAGGCCCTGTACGCTCGCTCGTTCTACCCGACTGGCGAAGGTGTTTTTGAAACTCACAATAGCCTTCTGGGTTTACCCGAGGAGAGCTTGGCTGAAGCTACACTGGCTTCGCATAACTGGGCTATTGCacaagccaagaaggccgagaaaTAAGGGGCTTAAGATATAGATCCTACTGTTATTTGAGAATACAATCGGATGTCACATTCTATTTACGGCGGTTTATGATAATGGGTGTTGATGCTATCATTCATACATTGATGACTGTATTCTTCATTTTTGTGGCCAATTACCCCTTTCTTAGCCGTCATCCCTGTACCCTGTTGTGATAACCGATTCCCAATCTCAGCCCTGCCACTGAAATCGGCTTTGCTGCAGCATCTCTATCACTCCCGTCGGCAGCATCCCTTTCTCGAGAATAACCAAGCCGCCAAACCGCGTAACAATCTCTTTCGAGTGCTGCAGGCAAACCCACTGGTCGTAAGGCGCCATGTCGTCCCAATCCTCGGGCAGCAGCCCCGAGAGGATTTTAGGCGGCTCCAGTGGCTTTGGCAGGGGCTCCTGGCTGATACCGTCGAAAGCGGTTCGTAACCCTGCCGATGTCCTCTCCCTGTGCCGGGTGTACTCCTcgaagctgaagaaggtgTTGTCGTCTTCTAAGTCCATGAAGTCAGGAGAGAATTGTCCGTTGTTATTTAAGTCGTCACACTGCTCGTCCGACGACTCAAATGCCCTCTTTGCCGCGTCGTAGTCTAGCTTCTCCGCCTCAAGGAACATGTCCATCTGCACGCCTGAATCCTCGGGCATCCCGTCGCGGTAAATGTAGGGTATTAAGAACGGGCTCTGGAGACCCAGGCCGCCCAGAGCGACGGGTGCGTACAGGAAGCCGTCAGGCACGTCGGTAATGCCGAACCTCTCGGCGAGCATTTCCTTCAGCCGGGCGCCAACGCCCCCACCAAGTGAGGGGAAGAGCACTTGCTGGATATGACGGAATGTActgatgatggcgtcaaCGTGTGCGCGAGAATAGCACCTTGCCAGGGATCCGAAGTTGGTCGTGAAGAAGCGGCAACCGTATGTGTTCCATGCCCGGATCCAGTCTAGAGTGCTTCTGCACGCGTCTAGCTGAAGACGGAGTTCGTCGATGTGCGCGTCGATCTTGGCTTGGTCGATGACGAACCTCCCGGCGGTCGTGTCAAGCTTCAGGAAGCCCCAGGTGACATCACCTGAGGGGAGACCCATGGCTTCGTCAACCTGGCCATCACTGCTCCCTGGCAGTATGGTGGCGCTGCCCGTCTTGTCGTCGTTCAGCTCGAGACCAAACAGACCAGTAAACTCGGTTATTACCCGCCAGGCCGCCGCGCAGGTCTCAGCCGAGTTCCAGAGCCACATGTCGTCGTGAAGGCGATAGAGACGAGCACCATTAGCCCTCTGGTTTACATCAAAGTCGAGACAGAAGAGGACTGATTCGGCGAAGAAATCAGCCAGTGGTGTACTGAGCGGTATGCCCCTCTTGCGTGTCCGAGCAGGAGTGTCGGGGGAGTCGTCTTCGAAACGAAGTGGGCATTCGAGGACCTGGCGGAAGAAGTCGATCCAGTCGGGCTGCACGCCGAGGAACTCAAGAACGGCAAAGATGGACGCGTGAGGGAGGCTTGGGCCAAACCACTTGAAGTCGGAGCGTATGACGGTAGTCTCGCGGCCGAGCTTGTTTTGTACGATGATATTAGTTTGTAGCGTTTGTAGTAGCTTCTGAACCACTGCGATGGGAGATTTGCGGTTATCGTCTATGCTcgccttgtcgtcgccgTAGCCGCCGCGCTGCTCGTCAATTTCGCGGGGCAACTAATCTAGAAAGATCTCATTATCGAAATGCTCGTCGAGTAGATTCGAGAGAGAGTAGCTGGTAGCTTTGCCCTCTGTCGACCCAAGGAAGTGCTGTCGACGGCGGGCTTCCTCCTTACTTAGAGCAGGAAACGCCGGCTTCATCACCTGGCGTTGCTTGCAGAAGGTCTCGGCTGCCTGACGCAGCATGACACACCATCTCCTGCCGATGTAGTAGAGGAACAGGGACTGAAGAAGATCCTCGTCAGGGTAGAAGCGGTAGCGGCCGTTGAGATGGCGGCGGGGCTCAACGGTACAATCGTCATCCCATTCCCACGAGGCCCGTGTCCGCATGCGCATGTTGAGGACGTCTGCAATTTCACGAAGAACCACTTTGTTTCCGAGGAAGTCGTTGAGGGTCGTGCGCTTCTGGTCGTTCAAAAGATCGGTCCTTAGGAGTCCTTGGATACAATGCTGTAGGGAATCCTCGTCAAAATGAGTTTCGAGGTCCCAGGTTAGTTGGAAAGACTTGATTGATGCCACGACGTCGGTGTAGGCCTTTTTGACGTGACTGGACCCTCCAGATTGGAAGAGGTTGCCGAGATAAGTCTGGATGGCTGCCCCATCTACTTCTTTGGCACAAAAGACGTACTGCTCCCAAACAGCGCGCTGCTCCTGGCTTTCGGCGCGTGGGACATGGAGATGGCTAGAGTCAGATTCGCTGATCGAGATCCACTCGTTGATCAGCTTGGCATACAGCTCGGCGAAACGGTGCTTTTCCGAGCAGGCGTCCAGCTCGTTACGCAAGTCATGCTCGTAGCTTTCTATAGCTTCCTGGGAAACAGACGGGTCGTTTTCTGCCTGAAGGAGGAATCGCTGGAGAGTCTCGGCCGTGGGCTGCGACAACGAAGAGGTGGTGGACAGCTTGGCAGCGCCGTCGACTAAAACCTTGGCCCGTTTGGGGCTGGGCTCATCGTCTGCATCACGCAGCAGCGCGGCCTTTGCAGACTCGAAGGCGACCTTCTGCCTAGCCAATTGGTTGAACTTGGTGCGGGTAATGGAGCGGAGAGTCTGAGAGAAAACCTGGGATGGGGCCATGTTGACAGAGAACTTTGGTGCAAGTCGAGAGAGGTTCGGCCTTCTATATGATGCTTCTGTAGATGCAAGATGTGAAGAAGCTTGGGCTTGAATAGGGTTGGCTACAAGGACAAGCTTAGGGTGATTTATAGAAGGCAGTTTAACCAAACCtaaggccaagaaggaggtaAATTAGACCCACGCTTAGCATGCAACAGGTAAGATTTCATCGTATTTTCGTATTGATACGAATTCGTGATTGGACGCATCGTAATGACTTACCCAGTAAGGGACCGCTGCCTAGTATACCCATAACCATAAAGGTACTGCATTAGCTGAGGTCCCGGTATGACTCATGTCTCATACATCCGTGGTTTCACCCAGTCAGCGTCCAGTGGTGTGGGTTAACAACCGAAACTATCGCACTGggccaacaacaacgctCAGCAGTACCTCTCATTAAAACGCCCCTTAGGAAAACAATTGTCGCTGCGAGATTCACCAGATATCTGGCGGCAATGTCTGAAACCACATTCCTCCCTGCCTAATCTTGATAACGTATCCACTTTTGGGGGTTGAGGGGATTTTGCGGAAGAACATCCGGAAATCTCAGGCATTCGTAGACACTACGCCCATCTACCACCGTTTTGGTCCATGCAACGTCGAGTTGTGGGTTCAGAGACACAGGTTGGCAAAAGCAATAATAACCGTTTGTTCAGGGCATAACAAGGCTGTTCCCAGGAGTAGAGATTTTGTGAAACAGCATTTAAGGCCCTGTTGCCTCGGTACCTGTTAGGAGGTATCTTCTACTTCTGCCGTTGGCACAGTGGTTTATTGTATTCCGCAGGTTTTAACAGTCTTGCACCGATTATATCCGCAGGCGGCGAATGGCTGGGAGTGTCTCCTGCCGTGAAGCTCTCTCCAAGCGGGTATACCGTCATCTGAAGCCCGGTGGGTATGTCGAAAGTCACGAGGGATGACCAAGCATCATGAGTGATGACATGCCTACCTATTAGACCACGGCAATGAGTCAGTAGGCATCGTCCTTACCGAAGGGAGCAAAACTCGGCAGCCCGCTCACGGTCGTGGAGGATaacgatcttctggctcagttaacccatcaagggccgggcttcaactataataaagaatacATTAGTGGAggataataattagaggTGGTTATGGAGGCAGCTGGGTTTGCCAATATTGAAATATCTTCTGAAAAGGTACATATTTCTCTACTGGCTACCAGATTGTGTATGACGATGCGTATCAGCTGAAACCTGAGCC
This window of the Fusarium keratoplasticum isolate Fu6.1 chromosome 3, whole genome shotgun sequence genome carries:
- a CDS encoding Fungal-trans domain-containing protein codes for the protein MSEDRMSDHGSMYLPTIIACFGPSGDDAQNFSKAQSFEAPTTRFVCDCGKSYMRKEHLRRHQSTHDGEPQKCHICGQLYWRKDVLQRHLATHEDHPPARPRACDACRANKTKCDGNGVVDCTFCKKKSISCHYSLRRSRARKGAAAKGYDATRFDHPSSHNASTDEPAQKAAPAVIAEASGLSSMANTDSPSSQNAPSPPHPHIGTTAKPETPSDTAYLKMILQELSTSPPRSSPLHDTDFPDTMETWMQNCFESYVNRFHHRWHIITAPTYELKKKPYDNAASVLMIGSYFSHAAEQTHLSIEIHEKLMGHYLQLTESVVESKRIPDTVRQLETYQSILMNIIFGLSLAQERTAARASHLCGRLIETMRSTGFFVQSQAQSILQSEFPGDYSPWIGMFIDEWKRLICNLFKVETEISLLYRQCPRLLNKELSIPLPSTFSLRNCHDFGTFTHREKRESSGRNVKLSMMMRYPDWFLPDPLLVEDIHLGLCGLAFDLFDQPQLHSVSNSRDNAAAISSRANIVRRLAIWAVHIQVISEKLSSDASNPGDHDLVTAYLQREDETSALSYDRSVVKDRIQDIFQQTTTLYDKLQTLLSVDERN
- a CDS encoding PKS-ER domain-containing protein, which encodes MASMKALVVTPKDKQVAVQDIPVPEPGPSEILIQVGAVALNRVDWLYTANPVAAQDRRVVGSDFAGVITKVGTDVEKLDDPRTQVGTRVAGFVQGACSVNERPGAFAQYVCVEWDLVWHVPEGMSLGEAASVSMCGLTAAQGVFSRLQLPCPFAETEGFGRLGLKPGDEVNVLIYGATASLGLFAAQLVRLSEQFSGTKIRLIGVASASKHDLLREKPYKFDVLIDYHDADWPEQVRKLTEASGGVHYAVDAVSVSPTVEQVDSILAPDGRFAVYRSPALGKFDINKLQHNPVIGAVWEGLGVEIGYQGASIPANPEARRFAVEFFAFLGSEASQGKAKLAGNPIRQMPGGLDKIADGLALVSPNKIPGVRPISAEKAVYTIV
- a CDS encoding NAD(P)-bd-dom domain-containing protein produces the protein MASQYAKDQPEGFVNAIKHVAIVGAAGQIGKVFTEHLLKSPGNQTVTALTRKGSNTTVPDGVKLAHVDYDDEATLIEALKGQDFLVITMALTAPPDTHSKIVRAAGKAGVPYIVPNAYGVNFYANPKMQEDIEALKYIYANVKEIEEVGSQWLGITPNFWYEYSLGVGPFTYGFDFPNKSVTFYDDGKTRVNTTTWPQTGRTLVSLVNLKKLPEDENDKSTTLAQFVNKPVYIKSFTLNQRELLDSVNELLGQTDKDWNITYQPAAERFQQGLEELSNGVGTGFLKALYARSFYPTGEGVFETHNSLLGLPEESLAEATLASHNWAIAQAKKAEK